ATGGAGCACGATTTATTCGTTATGGAATGATGACGCGAGAAGAAGCGGTTCAGCTGGTGAAAGAGCACGATCATAGTTTAGACTCAAAATCTGTACAGGATTTTTGTGAATTTTTAGGATATACAGAAGATGAATTTTGGACTGTTATTGACAAATTATATAATAAAGAGCTTTTTTATAAAGATGTTTTTGGCCAATGGAAATTAAAAAAGCCGATCTGGGAAGAAAAATGATGAAACCATTTATCCCTCTATCCGTCCCAAACATCAAAGGTAATGAAATCCAATATGTGACCGACGCCCTCGAAAAAGAATGGGTCTCCACGGGCGGGACTTATATCGACCGGTTTGAAAAAGAAATTGCCGTTTATGTGAATGTGGATTCGGCGGTCGCCTGTCAGAGCGGTAGCGCAGGATTACATTTGTCCCTTGTTTTAGCCAATGTGACCCGTGAAGACATGGTCATTGTGCCAACCTTAACCTTTATCGCGGCCGTTAATCCTGTGAAATATTTAGGCGCTGCACCAGTTTTTATGGACTGTGATGGCTCTCTCTGTATGGACATGGATAAGCTTCAGCGCTTTTGCGAAACCGAATGTGAATTGAAAGATGAAAAGCTGATTCATCTTGAGACGCAAAAGCATGTGAAAGCAGCAATTGTGGTTCATGTTTTTGGCAATATGGCCGATATGGAAAAAGCCGTCATGATTGCGGACAAGTACCACCTGATTCTCATTGAAGACGCAACCGAAGCATTAGGGTCATATTATACAAAAGGAGACTTTGCCGGAAGATATGCCGGAACCATTGGCGATATTGGCGTTTATTCCTTTAACGGTAATAAGATCATCACCACCGGAGGCGGAGGGATGATGGTCACCAAAGATCCAGTGTTGAGCCAGAGAGCAAGGTATCTATCAACCCAGGCCAAGGACGATGCCGTTAACTTTATCCACGGCGACGTGGGCTATAATTACCGCATGACCAATCTTCAGGCAGCTGTCGGGGTCGCCCAGCTTGAAAAACTTAATGATTTTATTGCGGTAAAAAAGGCCAACTACCAACGCTATGAAAAAGGCATTCAAACCCTGAATGGGCTTCGGCTGCTGCCTTTTAACCAGGCCATCGAACCCAATTACTGGTTTTACAGCCTATATATTGAAGATTTAGAAAAATATTCAAAAAAGGCAATCATCAAGACACTGTCCGAAAACAATATCCAGTCAAGACCTATCTGGGGCTTGATTCATGAACAGAAGCCCTACCAGAAGGATAGGACTTTCGACATCGAAAAAGCAAAAGATTATCACAGACGTATTGTCAATCTGCCCTGCAGCAGTAACCTGACTGCGGAGGAAGTTGATCGTGTGCTTGAAACCCTCAGTAATATAAAATAACAACGGGAGACCACCATGCATTTTCAGGATCTATTTATTAATGAAAACAAAACCGTTCTCGAGGCCATGAAACAGCTGGACACCGTGAGCAAGGGCATCCTTTATCTGGTGGACGAAAAGAGCCGGCTTCTGGCAGCCCTGACCGATGGGGATCTTCGCAGGCATTTGTTGAAGGGCGGACAGCTGCAGGAGCCCATCAAAGTGATTGCCAATTACAGCCCGAAATATATTTTCCTTGAGGACAGAGAGCAGGCAC
This region of Eubacterium sp. 1001713B170207_170306_E7 genomic DNA includes:
- a CDS encoding LegC family aminotransferase is translated as MKPFIPLSVPNIKGNEIQYVTDALEKEWVSTGGTYIDRFEKEIAVYVNVDSAVACQSGSAGLHLSLVLANVTREDMVIVPTLTFIAAVNPVKYLGAAPVFMDCDGSLCMDMDKLQRFCETECELKDEKLIHLETQKHVKAAIVVHVFGNMADMEKAVMIADKYHLILIEDATEALGSYYTKGDFAGRYAGTIGDIGVYSFNGNKIITTGGGGMMVTKDPVLSQRARYLSTQAKDDAVNFIHGDVGYNYRMTNLQAAVGVAQLEKLNDFIAVKKANYQRYEKGIQTLNGLRLLPFNQAIEPNYWFYSLYIEDLEKYSKKAIIKTLSENNIQSRPIWGLIHEQKPYQKDRTFDIEKAKDYHRRIVNLPCSSNLTAEEVDRVLETLSNIK